The Mucilaginibacter mallensis genome has a segment encoding these proteins:
- a CDS encoding Bax inhibitor-1/YccA family protein, with translation MENNSSNYVYNSVTQLDDSESSSRKYLAKVFAWMFVALGVSAFVAFEFATNLSLLSLIIDPTTGGFTGLGYVAIFAPLAFSLVINFGFNRISYVGMIAIFLAYAATIGVTLSIFGLIYTSSSIFTVFLSAAFVFGVMAVSGYKTTMDLSKFGSIMYVIFIGALGVSLINFFMHSDQLSYIISFVFVAVMIGLTAYYMQMLKRIGAGVEFGTESTNKLVIIGAFILYTTFINLFMSMMRIFGRRR, from the coding sequence ATGGAAAATAACAGTTCTAACTACGTTTACAATAGCGTAACACAATTAGACGACAGCGAAAGCTCATCACGCAAATATCTAGCTAAAGTATTCGCATGGATGTTCGTAGCCTTAGGCGTTTCCGCTTTTGTCGCTTTTGAATTTGCAACAAATTTAAGCTTATTGAGCCTGATCATTGATCCTACTACGGGCGGCTTTACTGGCTTAGGTTATGTAGCTATATTTGCACCACTTGCCTTTTCGCTGGTAATTAATTTTGGCTTTAACCGTATATCATACGTAGGTATGATAGCTATATTTTTGGCTTACGCGGCAACTATAGGCGTTACCTTAAGTATTTTCGGGCTTATCTATACATCCAGCTCCATATTTACCGTATTCTTAAGCGCGGCTTTTGTTTTCGGTGTAATGGCTGTATCAGGTTACAAAACAACCATGGACCTTTCCAAATTTGGGTCCATCATGTATGTAATATTTATCGGTGCTTTGGGTGTAAGCCTTATTAACTTCTTTATGCATAGCGATCAGTTAAGCTATATCATCAGCTTTGTGTTTGTAGCAGTTATGATAGGCCTTACCGCTTATTACATGCAAATGCTTAAACGCATTGGTGCAGGTGTTGAGTTTGGTACCGAAAGCACTAATAAATTAGTGATCATAGGTGCTTTTATCCTTTATACTACATTCATCAACCTGTTTATGTCCATGATGCGTATTTTTGGCAGAAGAAGATAA
- the murQ gene encoding N-acetylmuramic acid 6-phosphate etherase — protein sequence MEFTTEKSSNYNNLELMPVKEILQHMNEEDQTVPLAVAKALPQIEKLVEVTAARMKAGGRLFYIGAGTSGRLGVVDASECPPTFGVPFDMVVGIIAGGDTAIRKSVEYAEDDIEQAWIDLQEFNINDKDVLVGIAASGTTPYVIGGLKMANQHNIATGCIVCNSGSPVAAEAKYPVEVVTGPEFLTGSTRMKAGTAQKLVLNMLSTATMIQLGKVKGNRMVDMQLSNNKLVDRGTRMVMNETGLDEQTAAKLLKQEGSVRKAVDFYKK from the coding sequence ATGGAATTTACAACCGAAAAAAGCTCCAACTATAATAACCTCGAACTGATGCCTGTTAAGGAGATCCTGCAGCATATGAACGAGGAGGACCAAACCGTGCCGCTTGCTGTGGCAAAGGCTTTACCGCAGATAGAAAAACTGGTGGAAGTAACCGCTGCCAGAATGAAGGCGGGTGGCCGCCTGTTTTACATTGGCGCAGGCACCAGCGGCAGGCTGGGGGTAGTTGACGCATCAGAATGCCCGCCAACTTTCGGCGTACCCTTTGATATGGTGGTAGGCATTATTGCCGGTGGCGACACGGCCATTCGCAAATCAGTTGAATATGCAGAAGACGATATTGAGCAAGCCTGGATAGACCTGCAGGAATTTAACATCAACGATAAAGATGTGCTGGTAGGCATAGCAGCATCGGGTACTACGCCTTATGTTATCGGTGGACTAAAAATGGCTAACCAGCATAATATTGCCACCGGCTGCATAGTTTGTAATAGTGGTAGTCCGGTTGCAGCAGAGGCAAAATACCCGGTTGAGGTAGTAACAGGGCCGGAGTTTTTAACCGGATCAACCCGCATGAAGGCAGGCACCGCGCAAAAACTGGTATTGAATATGCTGAGCACCGCGACAATGATACAGCTGGGCAAAGTAAAAGGTAACAGAATGGTAGATATGCAATTAAGCAATAACAAACTGGTTGACCGCGGCACCCGCATGGTAATGAATGAAACCGGCCTCGACGAACAAACTGCCGCCAAATTATTAAAACAAGAAGGCAGCGTTAGGAAGGCTGTAGATTTCTATAAAAAGTAA
- a CDS encoding DUF3179 domain-containing (seleno)protein has translation MNSRTKPLLFWAGIALLVIPGLVHAYLLMPFPGSQDLNAITVAYYLEKTVNSLRFIGAALLVWYAIKYYAKNSTGHKITKALVLALCLVSFYFTDVMFKAETMFQEPQVIKFANVMTNKVPMNMVVIGVVNNGVAKAYPLVYLGYHHKIQDNVGNEPVLVTYCTMCRTGRVYSPVINGARQTFRLVGARHYNAIIEDQKTKTWWYQATGIAAVGKLKGEYLQELPYEQSTLSAWISKHPSSLILQPDTNYVQDYKDLKNYDRLQAVDKDSTIKNKDTLMRKSWVLGVIVNGQTKAYDWRQLFKKHLINDNLNKTPILVAIESDSLTFHAFNTNVNGKTLHFNLDAKGQLTDQETASIWDWDGLATAGALKGSRLTKIQAYQEYWHSWKHFHPNTLFWKN, from the coding sequence ATGAATAGCCGCACCAAACCATTGTTATTCTGGGCAGGCATCGCACTACTGGTCATTCCCGGGTTAGTGCATGCATATTTGTTGATGCCTTTCCCGGGTAGTCAGGACCTGAATGCCATAACTGTTGCTTATTATCTTGAAAAGACAGTAAACTCCTTACGCTTTATTGGCGCTGCATTGCTGGTTTGGTATGCCATAAAATATTATGCTAAAAATTCAACAGGGCATAAGATCACCAAAGCGTTGGTGCTGGCGCTTTGCCTGGTCAGCTTTTATTTTACTGATGTAATGTTTAAGGCCGAAACCATGTTCCAGGAGCCGCAGGTTATCAAATTCGCCAATGTAATGACCAACAAAGTCCCCATGAATATGGTGGTAATTGGTGTAGTTAATAATGGTGTTGCTAAAGCCTATCCGCTGGTATACCTGGGCTATCACCATAAGATACAGGACAATGTGGGCAATGAACCCGTGCTGGTCACCTATTGTACCATGTGCCGCACGGGCAGGGTTTACAGCCCCGTGATCAACGGGGCGAGGCAAACATTCCGCCTGGTGGGGGCTAGGCATTACAATGCGATTATTGAGGATCAGAAAACAAAAACATGGTGGTACCAGGCCACAGGCATAGCGGCAGTTGGCAAACTAAAAGGCGAGTATCTGCAGGAGCTTCCTTACGAACAATCCACCCTTTCCGCATGGATCAGCAAACACCCCTCGTCGCTTATATTACAACCTGATACAAATTACGTTCAGGATTATAAGGACCTAAAAAATTACGACCGCTTACAGGCCGTTGATAAGGATAGCACCATAAAGAACAAGGACACCCTGATGCGCAAAAGCTGGGTGCTTGGCGTAATAGTAAACGGACAGACAAAGGCTTACGACTGGCGGCAGCTGTTCAAAAAACATCTAATAAATGACAACCTGAACAAAACACCAATACTGGTAGCCATAGAGAGCGACAGCCTTACCTTCCACGCCTTCAACACCAATGTAAATGGCAAAACGCTCCATTTTAATTTGGATGCAAAGGGACAATTAACCGATCAGGAAACTGCATCAATATGGGATTGGGATGGATTGGCTACAGCAGGAGCACTAAAAGGCAGTCGCCTTACTAAAATACAGGCATACCAGGAGTATTGGCACTCGTGGAAACATTTCCATCCAAATACACTGTTCTGGAAAAATTAA
- a CDS encoding carboxymuconolactone decarboxylase family protein produces MPHIPLDENLPGITGLLNYRQDTALPIRQLTQILLRGESTLTEAERELIATVVSQGNECKFCTAAHTAAADVLLGERETAEKVKHDPDNAPVSQKMKYLLEIARRTQSDARTVSTELVADARDAGATDLEIHDTVLIAGLFCLYNKYVDGLASVTPTEPAFYDRLANILKTSGYMPSANRYASLNTTT; encoded by the coding sequence ATGCCACACATACCACTAGATGAAAATTTACCAGGCATTACCGGCTTGTTAAATTACCGGCAGGATACCGCTCTCCCCATAAGGCAGCTTACACAAATTTTGCTGCGCGGCGAATCAACCTTAACAGAGGCTGAGCGCGAACTGATCGCTACGGTGGTTTCGCAGGGAAATGAGTGTAAATTCTGCACCGCGGCACATACCGCCGCAGCTGATGTACTTTTGGGCGAACGCGAAACAGCCGAAAAGGTAAAACACGACCCGGACAACGCGCCTGTCAGCCAAAAGATGAAGTATTTGCTGGAGATTGCCCGTAGAACACAATCCGACGCCCGCACAGTAAGCACCGAACTTGTAGCCGATGCCCGCGATGCCGGGGCAACCGACCTGGAGATACATGATACGGTATTAATCGCAGGCCTATTTTGTTTATACAATAAATATGTTGATGGGCTGGCAAGCGTTACCCCAACCGAGCCTGCGTTTTATGACCGCCTGGCAAATATCTTAAAAACCAGCGGCTATATGCCCTCGGCAAACCGCTACGCAAGCTTAAACACCACCACCTGA
- a CDS encoding S41 family peptidase yields the protein MKRGAGIIFRSVLLILVGIAIGLLVGDNNFASHYLNTSPGKGDKLTKVLQLVRQNYVDSVNVDSVEGVTVNNLLQNLDPHSMYLPPQQALAINEKLEGGFNGFGIEYQLLRDTLYITQIYPNGPANKAGLSTGDRVLTINNQKVSGAKITGDKIDKILTDEKRKEMAFNVIEPDDTQRFYRIQRGHVALSSMDAAYMAADNVGYIKISKFASTTDNDFRVALGKLKSQGMTKLVLDIRGNGGGYLNTATALANEFLTKGKLIVYTKGIHENRTDYFATDSGEFQHGKLAVLIDEYSASASEILAGALQDLDRAVIVGRRSFGKGLVQQQFPFSDGSAVNLTVARYYTPSGRSIQKSYAGGIDSYHNELAERMKKGELFSAQSNMDDSAFKKSSPYHTASGKKVFSGGGIMPDIFVPADTTMDTNLVQALADNQLFTAYVIDKLQPELNKYASADKFINNYAVNDLQYGDFILYASQTIKEMDSYEIKVSRAPIETLLKAYAARFKWGDEAYYQTVNSDDEAFRKAIEAVQ from the coding sequence ATGAAAAGGGGCGCGGGCATAATTTTCAGATCAGTGTTGTTGATTTTGGTGGGTATTGCTATCGGCCTGCTTGTTGGCGACAATAATTTTGCCTCCCATTACCTCAATACCTCACCCGGAAAAGGTGATAAACTTACCAAAGTACTGCAACTGGTGCGCCAGAATTATGTTGACTCTGTTAACGTGGATAGTGTTGAGGGTGTAACCGTTAACAACCTGCTGCAAAACCTCGACCCGCACTCCATGTACCTGCCCCCGCAGCAGGCATTGGCCATTAACGAAAAGCTGGAAGGCGGCTTTAATGGCTTTGGTATAGAGTACCAGTTATTGCGCGATACCCTTTACATTACCCAGATATATCCCAACGGGCCCGCTAATAAAGCTGGTTTAAGCACGGGCGACAGGGTGTTGACCATCAATAATCAAAAAGTTTCGGGCGCGAAGATCACCGGTGATAAAATAGATAAGATCCTCACCGACGAGAAAAGAAAGGAAATGGCCTTCAATGTGATTGAGCCTGATGATACACAAAGGTTTTATCGCATACAGCGTGGCCATGTTGCCCTTAGCAGTATGGATGCCGCTTATATGGCTGCTGATAATGTGGGCTACATTAAGATCAGCAAGTTTGCTTCAACAACCGATAATGATTTCCGCGTTGCGCTGGGCAAGCTGAAAAGCCAGGGTATGACAAAGCTTGTGCTTGATATCCGCGGCAATGGCGGCGGTTACCTGAATACGGCTACCGCGCTGGCTAACGAGTTTTTAACCAAGGGCAAGCTGATAGTTTATACCAAAGGCATACATGAAAACCGTACGGATTATTTTGCCACAGATTCGGGTGAGTTTCAGCATGGTAAGTTAGCGGTGCTGATTGACGAATACTCTGCCTCGGCAAGTGAAATATTGGCAGGCGCCTTGCAGGATCTGGACAGGGCCGTTATTGTTGGCCGTCGCTCTTTTGGAAAAGGTTTGGTGCAGCAACAGTTCCCGTTTAGCGATGGTTCGGCAGTTAACTTAACTGTGGCCAGGTATTATACCCCATCGGGCAGATCAATACAAAAATCATACGCCGGTGGTATTGATAGCTACCATAATGAACTGGCCGAACGCATGAAAAAAGGCGAGCTGTTTTCGGCACAAAGCAATATGGACGATAGCGCTTTTAAAAAATCATCGCCCTACCATACAGCCAGCGGCAAAAAAGTTTTTAGCGGCGGTGGTATTATGCCTGATATTTTTGTACCTGCTGATACCACCATGGATACCAACCTGGTTCAGGCACTTGCCGATAACCAGTTGTTTACCGCTTATGTGATAGACAAGCTGCAGCCCGAGCTGAATAAATATGCCTCGGCCGATAAGTTTATTAATAATTACGCAGTGAACGACCTGCAATATGGGGACTTTATCCTTTACGCATCGCAAACCATAAAGGAAATGGACTCCTATGAGATCAAGGTATCCCGGGCGCCCATAGAAACGTTGTTAAAAGCCTATGCGGCCCGTTTTAAATGGGGCGATGAAGCGTACTATCAAACCGTTAACAGCGATGATGAAGCCTTTAGGAAAGCTATAGAGGCGGTGCAATAG
- the der gene encoding ribosome biogenesis GTPase Der, translating to MSNIVAIVGRPNVGKSTLYNRLTESRKAIVDDFSGVTRDRHYGVSEWTNHSFTVVDTGGYVANSDDVFEAAIREQVIIAIEEATVILFMVDVTTGITDLDDEIASLLRKSKKPVFVVVNKLDNTSLLADSMVFYSLGLGELYNISSMTGSGTGELLDDVVKHFDDEPTEPNTLPKYAIVGRPNVGKSSIINSLIGKERNIVTPIAGTTRDSIHIHYNQYGHDFMLIDTAGMRKKTKVKENIEFYSVMRTIKAIEEADVIILMIDAVEGIEAQDINIFHLAEKNKKGVVIVVNKWDLIEKNNKTIKVFEEMIRQKIAPFTDVPIVFTSVTEKQRVLKVIETANQVYANRAKRIPTSKLNEVMLPIIEAIPPPSIKGKYVKIKYITQIAGTSPMFAFFCNLPQYVKEPYYRFVENKLRENFDFNGAPVQVWFRQK from the coding sequence ATGAGCAATATAGTAGCCATAGTGGGCAGGCCCAACGTAGGCAAATCAACTTTATATAACCGTTTAACTGAGAGCCGCAAGGCTATTGTCGACGATTTTAGCGGCGTAACCCGCGACAGGCACTACGGCGTATCCGAGTGGACCAACCATTCATTTACCGTTGTTGATACCGGCGGTTATGTAGCCAATTCCGACGATGTGTTCGAGGCCGCTATCCGCGAGCAGGTGATCATCGCCATTGAGGAAGCCACCGTTATACTGTTTATGGTTGATGTAACCACCGGCATTACCGACCTGGACGATGAGATAGCATCTCTTCTCCGCAAAAGCAAAAAACCTGTATTTGTAGTAGTTAATAAGCTGGATAACACCTCGCTTTTAGCCGATTCAATGGTATTTTACAGTTTAGGGTTAGGTGAGTTATATAACATCTCATCAATGACAGGCTCCGGAACAGGTGAATTGCTGGACGATGTGGTAAAACATTTTGACGATGAGCCAACTGAACCTAACACCTTGCCAAAATATGCCATTGTAGGCAGGCCGAATGTGGGTAAATCATCCATCATCAACTCGCTGATTGGTAAGGAGCGTAATATTGTAACGCCGATAGCAGGTACTACCCGCGATTCCATCCACATACATTACAACCAGTACGGGCATGATTTTATGCTGATAGATACTGCCGGGATGCGTAAAAAAACCAAGGTTAAGGAAAACATCGAGTTTTATTCTGTAATGCGTACCATAAAGGCAATTGAGGAAGCCGATGTTATTATACTCATGATTGATGCTGTTGAAGGTATTGAAGCGCAGGACATCAATATTTTCCACCTTGCCGAAAAGAATAAAAAAGGCGTAGTAATCGTAGTAAACAAATGGGATCTGATCGAAAAGAACAACAAAACGATCAAAGTTTTTGAAGAAATGATCAGGCAAAAAATAGCACCGTTTACCGATGTGCCTATCGTTTTCACGTCCGTTACCGAAAAGCAACGTGTGTTAAAAGTGATTGAAACCGCTAACCAGGTTTATGCTAACCGTGCAAAACGTATCCCTACCTCAAAATTAAACGAGGTAATGCTGCCTATCATCGAGGCTATACCGCCCCCATCTATCAAAGGTAAATACGTTAAGATAAAATACATCACCCAAATTGCAGGCACATCACCCATGTTCGCATTCTTTTGCAACCTGCCGCAGTATGTTAAGGAACCTTATTACCGTTTTGTAGAAAACAAACTAAGGGAAAACTTTGATTTCAACGGCGCACCGGTACAGGTTTGGTTTAGGCAGAAGTAA
- the era gene encoding GTPase Era: MTHRAGFVSIIGKPNAGKSTLMNALVGEKMSIITPKAQTTRHRILGIVNEPDYQIVFSDTPGVIKPHYALHESMMHQVDGSIVDADLILLVTDIYEEYDEEDVLKKLAGTQAPVAVLINKVDQSDEETVKAKVEFWQEKLNPKAIFAISALKDYNVLAVMNFVIEHLPEHPAYYEKDALTDRNDRFFASEMIRAQIFKQYKKEIPYSSEVIVTAFVEGEKLHRISAEIIVERDSQKNILIGKNGSMLKIVGTYARRDMEDFFQKKIFLEMFVKVIPDWRSKKNYLKKFGYE; encoded by the coding sequence ATGACCCACAGAGCTGGTTTTGTAAGCATTATTGGAAAGCCCAACGCAGGGAAATCAACCCTGATGAACGCGCTGGTGGGCGAAAAAATGTCTATCATCACACCCAAGGCGCAAACAACGCGCCACCGTATTTTAGGTATTGTTAACGAACCCGACTATCAAATAGTCTTCTCTGATACCCCCGGCGTTATCAAACCGCACTATGCTTTACACGAAAGCATGATGCATCAGGTAGATGGCTCCATAGTTGATGCCGATCTGATTTTACTGGTTACCGACATTTACGAGGAGTACGATGAAGAGGATGTACTGAAAAAACTGGCAGGCACACAGGCCCCGGTAGCAGTACTGATCAATAAAGTAGATCAATCCGACGAGGAAACAGTGAAGGCCAAGGTAGAGTTTTGGCAGGAGAAATTGAACCCAAAAGCGATCTTCGCCATATCAGCACTAAAAGATTATAACGTGCTTGCGGTAATGAATTTCGTGATCGAGCATTTGCCCGAGCACCCCGCATATTATGAAAAAGACGCACTTACCGATCGTAACGACCGTTTCTTTGCATCAGAAATGATACGGGCGCAAATATTCAAACAATACAAAAAAGAGATACCCTACAGCAGTGAGGTAATAGTAACCGCTTTTGTTGAGGGCGAAAAACTGCACCGCATTAGTGCCGAAATAATTGTGGAACGCGATTCGCAAAAGAATATACTGATAGGCAAGAACGGCAGCATGCTTAAAATAGTTGGCACCTATGCCCGCCGCGATATGGAAGATTTTTTCCAAAAGAAGATCTTTTTAGAGATGTTTGTAAAAGTTATTCCCGACTGGCGCAGCAAAAAAAATTACCTGAAAAAATTTGGGTACGAATAA